In Mustelus asterias chromosome 30, sMusAst1.hap1.1, whole genome shotgun sequence, a genomic segment contains:
- the LOC144480690 gene encoding uncharacterized protein LOC144480690, translating into MDGKSIILIGEKPFTCSACGQGFNQSSGLSRHKRSHTGENVGKGFTTSSSLPRHWRGHIGERAFTCSVCGKGFTTSPSLPRHWRGHIGERAFTCSECGKGFNQSSTLLKHQQIHTGERPFFCSNCGNRFTRLSHLLRHRQVHTGERPFFCSNCGNRFTRLSHLLRHQQVHTGERSFICSRCGKTFSQYSHLLRHQRVHTG; encoded by the exons ATGGACGGAAAAAGCATCATTCTcattggggagaaaccattcacctgttctgcgtGTGGACAAGGTTTCAATCAATCATCCGGCCTGTCAAGAcacaagcgcagtcacactggggaaaa tgtggggaagggattcactacctcatccagCCTGCCGAGACACTGGCGAGGTCACATTGGGGAGAgggcattcacctgctccgtgtgtgggaagggattcactacctcaccCAGCCTGCCGAGACACTGGCGAGGTCACATTGGGGAGAgggcattcacctgctccgagtgtgggaagggatttaatcagtcatccaccctgctgaaacaccagcaaattcacactggtgagagaccaTTCTTCTGCTCCAACTGTGGGAacagattcactcggttatctcaTCTACTGAGACACCggcaagttcacactggtgagagaccattcttctgctccaattgtgggaacagattcactcggttatctcatctactgagacaccagcaagttcacactggtgagagatcATTCATTTGCTCCCGATGTGGAAAGACATTCAGTCAGtattcccacctgctgagacaccagcgagttcacaccggttAA
- the LOC144480853 gene encoding uncharacterized protein LOC144480853 — translation MEKPWKCGDCGRGFQSPSAVETHRRSHTGERPFTCPVCGKGFTRSSNLLTHQQVHTRERPFTCCVCGKGFTRSSNLLTHQRIHTGEKPFSCSVCGKGFIYSSVLQTHRRIHTGERPFSCSECGKVFTQLSSLLRHQRVHTEERPFTCTACGKGFSNSYNLLTHQRVHTGERPFTCSDCGKGFTQLSNLLRHQRVHTPLQGGEKPYTCSACGRGFNRSSGLSAHRHTHSREKPWKCGDCGKGFNYPSKLEIHWRCHTGERPFTCPECGKGFTRSSTLLTHQRVHTGERPFACSECGKKFSQLSHVMAHQRIHNDKRPFRCPECEKCFKSSGELMSHQRVHTDERPFKCLDCGKCFKSSRELMSHQRVHTDERPFKCSHCGTRFKQSSQLTVHQRIHTGEKPFACSECGKRFSWSSDLLRHQQVHTLERPFTCSHCGKGFIQLSDLLTHQRIHTGERPFTCFHCGKGFTRSSNLLRHQRAHTTGRAFKCSDCEKCFKSSHELMSHQRVHTDERPFRCSHCGIGFRHSSQLTAHQRVHTGERPFTCSECGKGFNRSCTLLTHQRVHK, via the exons atggagaaaccatggaagtgTGGAGACTGTGGAAGAGGATTCCAGTCTCCTTCCGCAGTTGAAACCCATCGACGCagccacaccggggagaggccattcacctgccctgtgtgtgggaaaggattcactcggtcatccaacctgctaacacaccagcaagttcacacaagggagaggccgttcacctgctgtgtgtgcggCAAGGGATTCACCCGGTCATCCAACTTACTgacacaccaacgaattcacaccggggagaagccattcagctgctctgtatgtgggaaggggttcatttATTCTTCTGTCCTGCAGACACACCGGCgaattcacaccggagagaggccgttcagctgctctgagtgtggcaaagtattcactcagttgtccagcctgctgagacaccagcgagttcacactgaggagagaccgttcacctgtactgcttgtgggaagggattcagtaattcGTACAACttactgacacaccagcgagttcacactggggagaggccgttcacctgctccgactgtggtaaaggattcactcagttatccaacctgctgagacaccagcgagttcacacaccattacaggg tggggagaaaccctACACGTGTTCTGCCTGTGGGCGAGGATTTAACCGGTCATCTGGCCTGtccgcacacagacacacccacagcagggagaaaccgtggaaatgtggggactgtgggaagggattcaattacccgtCCAAGCTGGAAATACATTGGCGCTGCCACacgggggagaggcctttcacctgccccgaatgtgggaagggattcactcggtcatccacccTTCTGAcgcaccagcgcgttcacacggGAGAGAGACCTTTTGCCTGCTCAGAATGCGGCAAGAAATTCTCTCAGTTGTCCCACGTGATggcacaccagagaattcacaacgACAAAAGACCCTTTCGATGCCCGGAGTGTGAGAAGTGTTTTAAAAGTTCTGGGgagctgatgtcccatcaacgtgttcacactgacgagagaccatttaaatgcctagactgtgggaagtgctttaaaagttcccGGGAACTGATGtctcatcaacgtgttcacactgacgagagaccgttcaaatgctctcactgtgggactagGTTCAaacaatcatctcaactcacggtacaccagcgaattcacaccggagAGAAGCCGTTCGCCtgttccgagtgtgggaagagattctcttggtcatctgacctgctgagacatcAGCAAGTCCATACtctggagaggccattcacctgctcccactgtgggaagggattcattcagttatctgacctgctgacacaccagcgaattcatacaggggagaggccattcacgtgcttccactgtgggaagggattcactcgatcatccaacctgctgagacaccagcgagctcacaccaCTGGGAGagcttttaaatgctcagactgtgagaagtgctttaaaagttcccATGAACtaatgtcccatcaacgtgttcacactgacgagagaccgttcagatgctctcactgtgggattgGGTTCAGGCACTCATCCCAACTCactgcacaccagcgagttcacactggggagaggccattcacctgctctgagtgtgggaagggattcaatcggtcatgCACCCTGCTGACGCACCAGCGTGTCCACAAGTAA